A section of the Jannaschia sp. S6380 genome encodes:
- the hslU gene encoding ATP-dependent protease ATPase subunit HslU yields MTDLTPREIVSELDRFIIGQKDAKRAVAVALRNRWRRKQLGDELRDEVYPKNILMIGPTGVGKTEISRRLAKLAHAPFLKIEATKFTEVGYVGRDVEQIVRDLVDAAQVMIRERMREEVKAKAHGAAEERVIDALAGQDAREGTRESFRRKLRAGELDDKMIELEVADTSNPLGMAIPGQPGMDQMAGLGEMFGKMMQRTVKKRLSVAASYDLLIDEEADKLLDAETVTREAIRAVEQNGIVFIDEIDKVCRNADARGADVSREGVQRDLLPLIEGTTVSTKHGPVRTDHILFIASGAFHIAKPSDLLPELQGRLPIRVELRALTEDDFVRILTETDNALTLQYTALMATEEVTVTFTEDGIAALARIAAQVNESVENIGARRLYTVLERVFEELSFEAPDRGGQSVTVDDAFVETHLGELLRSTDLSRYVL; encoded by the coding sequence GCGAGATCGTGTCCGAGCTGGACCGCTTCATCATCGGCCAGAAGGACGCCAAGCGCGCCGTGGCTGTGGCCCTGCGCAACCGCTGGCGGCGCAAGCAGCTGGGCGACGAATTGCGGGACGAGGTATACCCCAAGAACATCCTGATGATCGGCCCGACCGGCGTCGGCAAGACCGAGATCAGCCGCCGCCTGGCCAAACTGGCCCACGCGCCGTTTCTCAAGATCGAGGCGACGAAATTCACCGAGGTCGGATATGTCGGCCGCGACGTCGAGCAGATCGTGCGCGACCTTGTGGACGCGGCCCAGGTCATGATTCGCGAGCGGATGCGCGAGGAGGTCAAGGCCAAGGCCCATGGCGCCGCCGAGGAGCGGGTGATCGACGCGCTGGCGGGCCAGGACGCGCGCGAGGGCACGCGCGAGAGCTTCCGCCGCAAGCTGCGCGCGGGCGAGCTGGACGACAAGATGATCGAGCTGGAGGTGGCCGACACTTCGAACCCGCTGGGCATGGCGATCCCCGGCCAGCCCGGCATGGACCAGATGGCGGGCCTGGGCGAGATGTTCGGCAAGATGATGCAGCGCACTGTCAAGAAGCGCCTGAGCGTGGCCGCGTCCTACGACCTGCTGATCGACGAGGAGGCCGACAAGCTGCTGGACGCGGAGACCGTCACGCGCGAGGCCATCCGCGCAGTGGAACAGAACGGCATCGTCTTCATCGACGAGATCGACAAGGTCTGCCGCAACGCCGATGCGCGCGGCGCCGATGTCAGCCGCGAGGGCGTGCAGCGCGACCTGCTGCCGCTGATCGAGGGGACGACCGTTTCCACCAAGCACGGCCCGGTGCGCACCGACCACATCCTGTTCATCGCTTCCGGCGCCTTCCACATCGCCAAGCCGTCGGACCTGCTGCCCGAATTGCAGGGACGCCTGCCCATCCGGGTGGAGTTGCGCGCGCTGACCGAGGACGATTTCGTCCGCATCCTGACCGAGACGGACAACGCTCTGACGCTGCAATACACCGCGCTCATGGCGACGGAGGAGGTCACCGTGACCTTCACCGAGGATGGCATCGCCGCCTTGGCCCGGATCGCCGCGCAGGTGAACGAAAGCGTCGAGAATATCGGCGCGCGCCGTCTCTATACCGTGCTGGAGCGCGTGTTCGAGGAACTGTCTTTCGAGGCGCCCGACCGGGGCGGGCAATCCGTCACGGTGGACGACGCCTTCGTCGAGACGCATCTGGGCGAACTGTTGCGGTCCACCGACCTGTCGCGCTACGTCTTGTGA
- a CDS encoding MFS transporter has translation MTGRTGFVRFVRDNPAFLGAGMLLSFVSSFGQTFFIAVFAGEIMRDFALTDGQWGLIYTVATSCSALAMIWAGALTDRLRVRHLGICTALLLATACLVMAGARSAAVLVVAIFLLRFAGQGMMSHLSAVSMARWFVANRGKALSVASMGVALGQALLPVLFVAAMAWVDWRALWLAAAGAVVILLPLLVRLLRSERTPRSMVVETEAEGMGGRHWTRPEILRHWLFWAMVPLLLGPPAFGTALFFHQVHLTLVKGWALVDYVALLPLFTVLAIGTTFASGALLDRIGSPRPMQVFLLPFALGFATMAGAQSLWGAALAIAFFGIGTGAQATIPSAFWAEFFGTRYLGAIKALAAAIMVLGTALGPGLTGALIDAGLTLPEQMPAIAVYFLLAGGLAAAAIGRARRDLAAPQIDVVRA, from the coding sequence GTGACCGGGCGCACCGGCTTCGTCCGGTTCGTTCGCGACAACCCGGCGTTCCTGGGGGCGGGGATGCTCCTGTCCTTCGTGTCGAGCTTCGGCCAGACCTTCTTCATCGCGGTCTTCGCGGGCGAGATCATGCGCGACTTCGCGCTGACAGACGGCCAATGGGGCTTGATCTACACGGTGGCCACGTCATGTTCGGCGCTGGCGATGATCTGGGCGGGGGCCCTGACCGACCGTCTGCGGGTCCGCCACCTGGGCATCTGCACGGCCCTCCTGCTCGCAACCGCATGCCTGGTCATGGCCGGCGCCCGTTCGGCCGCGGTCCTGGTGGTCGCGATCTTCCTGCTGCGGTTCGCAGGCCAGGGCATGATGAGCCATCTGAGCGCCGTGTCGATGGCGCGCTGGTTCGTGGCCAACCGGGGCAAGGCGCTCTCGGTCGCGTCGATGGGGGTCGCACTGGGACAGGCGCTGCTCCCGGTCCTGTTCGTGGCGGCGATGGCCTGGGTGGATTGGCGCGCGCTGTGGCTGGCGGCGGCCGGGGCCGTCGTGATCCTGCTTCCGCTTCTGGTGCGTCTGTTGCGGTCCGAGCGGACGCCCCGCTCCATGGTCGTCGAGACGGAGGCCGAGGGGATGGGCGGGCGCCACTGGACCCGCCCCGAGATCCTGCGCCACTGGCTCTTCTGGGCGATGGTGCCGCTGCTTCTGGGCCCGCCCGCCTTCGGGACGGCGCTGTTCTTCCACCAGGTCCACCTGACGCTGGTGAAGGGTTGGGCGCTGGTCGACTACGTCGCGCTCCTGCCGCTGTTCACGGTGCTGGCGATCGGCACGACGTTCGCCAGTGGCGCCCTGCTCGATCGGATCGGGTCGCCGCGGCCGATGCAGGTCTTCCTCCTGCCCTTCGCGCTGGGTTTCGCCACCATGGCCGGGGCCCAGTCTCTGTGGGGCGCCGCGCTCGCCATCGCGTTCTTCGGCATCGGAACGGGGGCACAGGCGACGATCCCCTCGGCCTTCTGGGCGGAGTTCTTCGGCACCCGGTATCTGGGTGCCATCAAGGCGTTGGCCGCCGCAATCATGGTGCTGGGCACGGCGCTGGGGCCGGGCCTGACGGGTGCGCTGATCGATGCGGGCCTGACGCTGCCCGAACAGATGCCCGCCATCGCGGTCTATTTCCTGCTGGCCGGTGGGCTGGCCGCCGCCGCCATCGGCCGGGCGCGCCGCGACCTAGCCGCGCCGCAGATAGACGTAGTACGCGCCTGA
- a CDS encoding Smr/MutS family protein produces MKRRPLSREDRELWSRYTRTAEALHPPGQGAAPDPGPPPRPGPAKGPDLPRFRLGEQARDRNSTHVHAPSLAEEVASQPLRMDARAHRRMKAGKLRPEGTLDLHGMTLDQAHPALLRFILSAHASGKRLVIVVTGKGRTKPSEGPIPNRLGVLRHQVPQWLRLAPLVQVVLQVTEAHRSHGGSGAYYVYLRRG; encoded by the coding sequence ATGAAACGCCGGCCCCTCTCGCGCGAGGATCGCGAGCTCTGGTCGCGCTACACCCGTACGGCCGAGGCGCTGCACCCGCCGGGCCAGGGCGCCGCACCCGACCCCGGCCCGCCGCCCCGGCCCGGCCCGGCGAAAGGGCCCGATCTGCCGCGATTCCGGCTGGGTGAGCAGGCACGGGATCGCAATTCGACGCATGTCCACGCGCCGTCGCTGGCCGAGGAGGTCGCGTCGCAGCCGCTCCGGATGGACGCCAGGGCGCATCGCCGGATGAAGGCCGGCAAGCTGCGCCCCGAAGGCACGCTGGACCTGCACGGCATGACGCTCGATCAAGCGCATCCGGCGCTTTTGCGGTTCATCCTATCGGCGCATGCGTCGGGCAAGCGGCTGGTGATCGTCGTCACCGGCAAGGGCCGCACCAAGCCGTCCGAGGGGCCGATCCCGAACCGGCTGGGCGTACTCCGGCATCAGGTGCCGCAGTGGCTGCGTCTGGCGCCGCTGGTACAGGTCGTGCTGCAGGTGACCGAGGCGCATCGCAGCCACGGTGGATCAGGCGCGTACTACGTCTATCTGCGGCGCGGCTAG